The Snodgrassella alvi wkB2 genome window below encodes:
- the lspA gene encoding signal peptidase II yields MLSKKLFLYGAIIIAGLIADQLTKYLVLCHIQYLERITVIPGFFDLTLTYNPGAAFSFLADAGGWQKFFFMGLALVICVYLLRAIIRDEFAKLGKVAAAMIIGGAAGNVIDRLVHGHVVDFLLFYYHNWFYPAFNVADSLICVGAVLLVLESIFHQKKKAV; encoded by the coding sequence ATGCTGAGTAAAAAATTGTTTTTATATGGTGCAATTATTATTGCGGGGCTGATAGCTGATCAGTTAACGAAATATCTGGTTTTATGCCATATTCAATATCTGGAAAGAATTACGGTAATACCGGGTTTTTTTGATCTCACACTGACATATAACCCCGGCGCGGCGTTCAGTTTTCTTGCAGATGCCGGAGGCTGGCAAAAATTCTTTTTTATGGGACTGGCTCTGGTGATTTGTGTTTATCTGTTACGTGCAATTATCCGTGATGAATTCGCAAAGCTGGGTAAAGTTGCTGCAGCCATGATTATAGGAGGGGCCGCAGGTAATGTAATAGACCGGCTGGTGCACGGGCATGTGGTTGATTTTCTATTGTTCTACTACCATAATTGGTTTTATCCGGCATTTAATGTTGCTGATAGCCTGATTTGTGTCGGTGCGGTGTTGCTGGTGCTGGAAAGTATTTTCCATCAGAAGAAAAAGGCGGTCTGA
- the ispH gene encoding 4-hydroxy-3-methylbut-2-enyl diphosphate reductase, with translation MSDKKILLANPRGFCAGVDRAISIVERALEEYGAPIYVRHEVVHNKFVVDNLRNKGAVFIENLDDVPPDATLIYSAHGVSQAVQQEAVARGFRIFDATCPLVTKVHRQVSRLDEQGYQIIMIGHKGHPEVEGTMGQLPPGVMLLVETVADVASLQVRNEEKLAHVSQTTLSVDETSGIIAALKQRFPHIKSPHKEDICYATTNRQDAVKKLAATCDVVIVVGSPNSSNSNRLREVAALLGVDAYMVDNAGCLQTRWFSGKHQVGITAGASAPEVLVNDVVQTIVSWGYPTVTEGAGVEENIMFVLPKELRGSS, from the coding sequence ATGAGTGACAAAAAGATTTTACTGGCCAATCCGCGTGGATTCTGTGCCGGTGTAGACCGTGCTATCAGTATTGTAGAACGGGCACTGGAAGAGTATGGTGCTCCGATTTATGTACGGCATGAAGTAGTACACAATAAGTTTGTGGTTGATAATTTGCGCAATAAGGGTGCGGTATTTATCGAAAATCTAGATGATGTGCCTCCTGATGCGACGCTGATTTATTCTGCTCATGGTGTATCTCAGGCTGTACAGCAGGAAGCAGTTGCACGCGGCTTTCGTATTTTTGATGCTACGTGTCCTCTGGTAACTAAGGTTCACCGACAGGTATCTCGGCTGGATGAACAGGGTTATCAGATTATTATGATTGGTCATAAAGGCCATCCTGAAGTTGAAGGAACGATGGGGCAATTGCCACCGGGTGTGATGTTGCTGGTGGAAACAGTTGCTGATGTGGCAAGTTTACAGGTCCGCAATGAAGAAAAGCTGGCGCATGTGAGCCAGACAACGCTTTCGGTTGATGAAACCAGCGGTATTATTGCCGCTTTAAAACAGCGTTTTCCTCACATTAAAAGTCCGCATAAAGAGGATATTTGTTATGCAACCACCAATCGTCAGGATGCAGTGAAAAAACTGGCTGCTACCTGTGATGTGGTGATTGTGGTGGGATCTCCTAATAGTTCGAACAGTAATCGTTTGCGTGAAGTGGCAGCATTATTGGGTGTTGATGCCTATATGGTTGACAATGCCGGCTGTCTGCAAACACGGTGGTTCAGTGGTAAGCATCAGGTTGGTATTACAGCCGGTGCTTCAGCACCTGAGGTACTGGTGAATGATGTTGTACAAACTATTGTTTCCTGGGGATACCCGACAGTTACCGAAGGTGCTGGTGTGGAGGAAAATATTATGTTTGTTCTACCGAAAGAACTGCGTGGCTCATCATGA
- a CDS encoding ABC transporter ATP-binding protein, producing the protein MNTPILSGEGVCQRAHDDGRMLLQDIDFQLWAGARVAISGASGAGKSVFLRTISLLDLPASGTLYCHNQPVRLNAHCIAQHRSQIAYVRQQAVLVPGTVRDNLFLPFTLHHYQHKKFQPDNVQRVLESMGKDGNFLERDATDLSGGEAQLVCLLRILQLNPPVLLLDEPTASLDEDSAQAVQKLVGQWQEDNPQAAYIWISHSEQQINQVGDEIWYLDAGRITHTRKSTRAGGNNAGN; encoded by the coding sequence ATGAATACGCCGATTTTATCCGGTGAGGGTGTGTGTCAGCGTGCCCATGATGATGGCAGGATGTTATTACAGGATATCGATTTTCAGCTCTGGGCTGGTGCGCGTGTGGCAATCAGCGGTGCATCCGGGGCAGGAAAATCGGTTTTTTTACGTACGATTTCTCTGCTGGATTTACCAGCTTCGGGCACGCTGTATTGTCATAATCAGCCGGTTCGTCTGAATGCACACTGTATTGCACAGCATCGCAGCCAGATCGCTTACGTACGGCAGCAGGCGGTGCTTGTTCCGGGTACAGTGCGTGATAATCTGTTTTTACCTTTTACTTTGCATCATTATCAGCATAAAAAATTTCAGCCAGATAATGTACAGCGGGTGTTAGAAAGTATGGGTAAAGATGGTAATTTTCTGGAACGGGATGCAACGGATTTATCCGGAGGAGAGGCTCAGCTGGTGTGTCTGTTGCGTATATTGCAATTAAATCCGCCGGTTTTGCTGCTGGATGAGCCAACGGCTTCTCTGGATGAAGATTCGGCACAGGCCGTACAAAAGCTGGTCGGTCAATGGCAGGAAGATAATCCTCAGGCTGCCTACATTTGGATTTCACATAGTGAGCAGCAGATTAATCAGGTAGGTGATGAAATCTGGTATCTAGATGCCGGCCGGATTACTCACACCAGAAAATCAACACGGGCGGGAGGCAATAATGCAGGGAACTAA
- a CDS encoding ABC transporter permease yields MQGTNYISVAELALASLLILVSAGVSLWLKLGLTKRILISAVRAIVQLSVVGLLLKWIFASNQWYWVLLIIVVMTVIAGFSARSRGSYVYRGLTRDALSSVWLASWLSAAVGLYAVLHIRPWYSPQYVIPLLGMVLGNCLTAVALCLDRLTQDLRQQQARVEVMLSMGATGWEAYRDTARAAVVAGMLPTINQLSVVGLVSLPGMITGQILAGASPDQAIRFQLFTMFLICAGSAGGCLLCAVFVYRHVFNRCWQFCSWRLRRRKTDKI; encoded by the coding sequence ATGCAGGGAACTAATTATATTAGTGTTGCAGAACTGGCTCTGGCTTCATTGCTGATTCTGGTGAGTGCCGGTGTTTCATTATGGCTGAAGCTTGGATTGACAAAACGTATTCTGATTTCAGCAGTTCGGGCTATTGTGCAGCTGTCCGTTGTGGGTTTGTTATTAAAATGGATATTTGCCTCTAATCAATGGTACTGGGTACTGTTGATTATTGTTGTTATGACTGTGATTGCCGGTTTTTCTGCGCGTTCACGGGGCAGTTATGTATATCGTGGTCTGACCCGTGATGCTTTATCATCTGTATGGCTGGCTTCGTGGTTAAGTGCTGCTGTGGGATTATATGCGGTACTGCATATCCGCCCATGGTATTCACCGCAGTATGTGATTCCCCTTCTGGGGATGGTATTGGGTAATTGTCTGACAGCTGTAGCATTGTGTCTGGACCGTTTAACACAGGATTTACGTCAGCAGCAGGCTCGTGTAGAAGTGATGCTGTCTATGGGCGCTACTGGCTGGGAGGCTTATCGGGATACTGCGCGAGCAGCGGTAGTAGCAGGGATGTTACCAACAATTAATCAGTTGAGTGTAGTGGGGTTGGTAAGCTTGCCGGGTATGATTACCGGGCAGATTCTGGCTGGTGCCTCTCCTGATCAGGCAATCAGATTTCAGCTATTCACTATGTTTCTGATTTGTGCCGGTTCTGCCGGTGGTTGCTTATTATGTGCGGTTTTTGTTTACCGGCATGTATTTAATCGCTGCTGGCAATTTTGCAGCTGGCGCTTGCGACGCAGAAAAACTGATAAGATTTAG
- the iscX gene encoding Fe-S cluster assembly protein IscX, giving the protein MKWTDIHRIAEELADRYEDINPTNIRFTQLRDLILALPEFDDNPEHCGERILEAVQQAWIDEIA; this is encoded by the coding sequence ATGAAATGGACTGATATACACCGAATCGCCGAAGAACTGGCCGACCGCTACGAAGACATCAACCCTACTAACATCCGCTTTACCCAGCTGCGTGATCTGATACTGGCTTTACCAGAATTTGATGACAACCCTGAGCACTGCGGCGAGCGCATACTCGAAGCGGTTCAGCAGGCATGGATTGATGAAATTGCCTGA
- the fdx gene encoding ISC system 2Fe-2S type ferredoxin has product MPKITVLPHPQLCPEGKVLSDIPTGTSICDALLEHDIEIEHACEKSCACTTCHVLIRKGYDSLPEPTEQEEDLLDQAWGLEADSRLSCQARLADSDVTIEIPKYTINHAREEH; this is encoded by the coding sequence ATGCCCAAAATTACTGTACTGCCCCATCCTCAACTCTGTCCTGAAGGTAAAGTTTTAAGTGACATTCCCACAGGAACCAGTATTTGTGATGCATTACTTGAGCATGATATTGAAATTGAACACGCCTGCGAAAAATCCTGCGCCTGCACAACCTGTCACGTTCTTATTCGCAAAGGATATGATAGCCTGCCTGAACCGACTGAACAGGAAGAAGATTTACTTGATCAGGCATGGGGGCTGGAAGCCGATTCACGCCTGAGCTGTCAGGCGCGTCTAGCTGATAGTGATGTTACCATCGAAATTCCAAAATATACCATCAATCATGCACGTGAAGAGCATTAA
- a CDS encoding glutathione S-transferase family protein, translating to MLKLYYIPNTCAFIPHVALEWSGLEYTAEEVGRDTIKSPEYLALNPQGQVPLLTDGNWALRQNVAIIDYINDLAPDKGIYGVTAQHDPKARALARQWLAFANSDLHMSFKPYFYAARMVDDEKAQENLKAYASSALKNLFSLVDNILAQQDYLTGDNITIADVYIFIEAHWTKRCNIDLSAYHNLSKFYQRVSADTGVSTVLKVQGII from the coding sequence ATGTTAAAGCTATATTACATACCAAACACCTGTGCATTTATACCGCATGTGGCACTAGAATGGAGCGGACTTGAATATACCGCTGAAGAGGTAGGTCGCGACACAATCAAATCGCCGGAATATCTGGCACTGAACCCTCAGGGGCAAGTACCATTACTGACTGACGGCAACTGGGCACTGCGTCAGAATGTGGCAATCATTGATTACATCAATGATCTTGCACCGGATAAAGGTATCTATGGCGTTACAGCACAACATGATCCCAAAGCACGAGCCCTGGCCCGCCAATGGCTGGCCTTTGCCAATTCTGATTTACACATGAGCTTTAAACCTTATTTCTATGCAGCTCGCATGGTAGATGATGAAAAAGCACAGGAGAATCTGAAGGCCTATGCTAGTTCTGCTCTGAAAAATTTATTTTCCTTAGTTGATAATATTCTTGCTCAGCAGGATTACCTGACTGGCGATAATATCACTATTGCAGATGTTTACATTTTTATAGAAGCACATTGGACAAAAAGATGTAACATTGATCTGAGCGCATATCATAATCTGAGTAAATTCTATCAGCGCGTAAGTGCTGATACCGGTGTATCCACCGTACTGAAAGTACAAGGTATAATTTAA